CCCGTATTGTACGCACCAAGCTGCGCAAAGACGGCATCAAGAAAGGGGTCAAGGTTGTTTTCTCACTAGAGGAGCCGATGAAGCCCCGCCAGGACGTTACGGAGAAGATTGTACCCGAGAATGCTCCTGAAATCCGGAAAGCGAAGCAGCCTCCGGCAAGCAATGCATTCGTTCCGCCTGTGGCCGGACTGATTATGGTGAGCGTAACGGTGAAAGAACTGCTTGAAAAAGGCGGCGTTTCGTTGTAACGAGGCATCCGGACAAAATTAAACTCGGCTCGAGAAAACGATAGGTAAACGGAAGGCATGGAGTAAGAACAGCCTTTCGGCAAAGTTGAGCGTGGTTAACCAGACGCAGCGTCAAAGGACGCTGCGTTTTTTGCTGCCGTGGACGAAAGCGATCAGGACAACAAACCCAAACAATAAAATTCCTGTGACAGAGCTTTGCTAGTATATCCGGGCCAGTTGTGCTACAATGAAACTCCTTTTTGTGTCACGGCCCTTAAAGCCAGACTTCGATGCGAAAAAAATATGTTTCTTAGGAGGTAACTGAAAGTGTCAGAATCTTTTCAAAGTGCCTATCAAGAAGAAGAGTCAAGACTAAACGAGGTTATCGTTGAAATTGACCGTCAGCTTGAACGTTTGCGCGGCATTCCGGTATACACGGGCCATGATTTTACGGAGCAGGTGCTCGAAGCAGGACGGGAAGAGAAACGGCAGGCCCTCGCCAAAAGTTTGCCGGAGCCTTACTTCGGGAGGCTGGATTTTCAGGAGAGCGGAACGGGAGCGAAGAAACCGCTCTACATCGGGAAGATCGGCTTCGATAAGGAAGATGCCGGGGATCACCCGATGGTGATTGATTGGCGAGCTCCGGTCGCGAGTCTTTTTTATTCGTTTACCGGCGGTACCGACCCGGCTTCGTTCGAAGCACCCGAAGGAATCATCGAGGGGCTAGTCTATTTAAAACGCAACGTCGTGATCCGAAAGCAAATTTTGGAACGGGTATCGGATACGTACAATCGGGAAAGCGGCGGACCTGCCGTATCCGATGAGTTTTTGGTTTACCGTCTCGGGGAGAACAAGGATAACCGGCTGCGGGATATCGTATCCACGATTCAGGCCGAGCAGGACAAAATCATCCGGGCTGCCAAAAATACCGCACTTATCATCCAAGGGGTGGCGGGAAGCGGAAAAACGACGGTGGCGCTGCATCGGCTGGCATATTTGCTCTATCAGTACAAGGAGCAGGTAACCGCGGAGAAAATGATCATATTCGCACCCAACCTGATGTTTCTGGATTACATATCCGACGTGCTGCCTGAGCTCGGAGTCGGCGATATACAGCAGCGCACATTTGGCGATTGGGCAGCGGAACTGCTCGATATTCAGCTCGCTTCGGATGATCATGCACAGACGCTTCATCGATGGTTCGAGACAGAGCCAGGTCAGGGTACCCCGGATATTGACGATAATGTCAGCGGGCGCTACAAAGGCTCATTGAGACTGATGGAGATCATCCGGCGCTGCGTGGAGTCCATCGAAACGGAGGCTCTTCCGGACGGGGACTTCTCTCCATGGGATGGGGCTGTACTGAAACAGGAGACGATCGCGGAATGGTTCTACCAGGAATATAAACCGTACCCGCTGGCCAAGCGGAAGGAACGGCTGCTGGCCAGGCTGCACCGCTGGGTCGAGATGGAGCTGAAGAAATCGCCATCAGCGGCCGTGATGAAAGAACGGAAGAAAAAAGCGGCTCAACGAGAAAAGGCTTATGGGAACCGATGGCCGAAATTTGAGCCGGTCTCATTATATAAACAATTGTTTGGGGCGGTTAAGGCAACCGGATCGTGGTTTGAAGAGCTATCCGCTCTGATTCCGTCCGAGGTGCTCGCCGCAACGCGTAAAGATCTGAAGAAAAACGTGGTCCGCGAAGAGGATTTGCCTGCCTTGCTGTATTTCCACTGTTTATTGAATGATATTACCGGAGAGCAGCGTTTTGACCATATCGTTATTGATGAGGCTCAGGATTTCTCGCCATTTCAGGTGGCTGTGCTGGACCTGTTCGTCAGAGGACATTCCTTCACCATATTAGGTGATTTGTCGCAGGGCATTCATGCCTATCGCGGCGTTCATGCGTGGGAAGAGATGAGCTCCCTGTTTAAGGAAGAGGAAACAGCCTATTTTGCGCTTACACGCAGTTATCGCTCCACGATGGAGATCATCGAATTTGCGAACGGCATTTTGGAGAAGGGTGTCAGCAGTGATCTGCTTGCCGTTCCGGTATTCCGGAGCGGCGATACCGTTCGCCTGATTCCTTATGATTCGGCGAAATCCCGAACGAGAGATTTGGAACGGGCGATGGAGGCACTCATCGCTAAGGAATATCGGACGGTCGCTATACTCACTCGAACCTTGCGAGAAGCGCAAGAGCTGCATGAGCAATTCATTACTGCGTGGCCGATGCTGAATCTGATCGATGGCAGCAAAGGAACGTATCAGGGCGGTTATTCCGTGCTTCCTGTTTATTTGTCCAAGGGGCTTGAGTTCGATGCGGTGGTGGTGGCGGATGCAGATCGGGCGCATTACGCGGAAAAAGCATGGGATGCCAAGCTGATGTATGTGGGATGTACGCGGGCACTGCATGAGCTGTGGCTGCTGCATAATGAGCCGCTGCCAACGTATATCAGGACGGAGACTTCAGAAATTACTGCCAGCGGCTGGCCCGTGGAGTAAGGTGAGATTGTGTTACTAACGTTGTAATGCAGTGTGAAATGGAAAGATAGGAAGATGTCCCGTGGGGTGGCACATGTCTGCATGTGCTTTCTCTGCGGGACTTTTTTGTTCTGCTTTTTGCTTAACCAAGCATTTGGTAGGAAGAGCCCAGATTCTCGATATACCGGATCAAGGTCCAAACGGCGAGGATGAAAAGTGCAGCTGCCAAGATGATGAAGAGGGTCATTTTTCGCATAGGTTTTCGTTTCATTTCAAGAACCTCCCTTCGAGCTTTGGATGGTCTAGCGAGATTTCGTCTACCTCACTTCGGATACCCTGTATAATTTCTATATTATGTAACGCTCCGGAACGATAAAAGTTCGTTACCATGTTAAACGGGCGCGAATATCGATGGATTTCCGAATCACTAAAATGGATGTCATAGGGTTGCTACAGGCATGGCGAAACTGAATATGGTATGATAGAGTGTGACGGATTTGATTGAAACCGGCTTATCGTTACATTGATATCAGACAAGGAAGTGTAGCAATGGATTTATTCAGTATCGGGCGTGAAGGGGATCGGGATTCCCGGCTGCTGGCCGATCGGATGCGCCCTTCGTCGCTGGATGAATATATAGGACAAGAACATATTATCGGTCCGGGCAAACTGCTCAGACGGGCCATAGAGGCAGACCAGGTCTCTTCCATTTTATTGTACGGCCCGCCGGGATGCGGCAAAACGACGCTTGCGCATATTATCTCACAGCAAACGAAGGGGTACTTCGTTCGGCTGAATGCGGTGGAGGCCTCGGTTAAGGACGTCAGGGAGGTCATTGAGCAAGCCCAGAGCAACCGCAGTTTGTACGGCACCAAAACGATCCTGTTTCTGGATGAGGTCCACCGCTTTAACAGCTCAAGACAGGACGCGCTGCTGCCTGCCGTGGAGAACGGCACGATTATATTTATCGGCGCGACGACGGAGAACCCCTTTCATTACGTAAATGGGGCCTTGATGAGCCGTTCAACCTTGTTCCAGCTTGAGCCGCTGAATAAGAACCATTCCATGATCGCGATGCAGCGCGCGCTATCCGATCCGGATAAAGGTCTTGGATTCATGGAGCTTCAGGCAGATGAGGAAGCATTGGAGCATATTGCAACGATGGCGAACGGCGACATCCGGCGTGCATTGAATGCGCTTGAGCTCGCTGCGATGACGACCCCGCCTGATGCAGGCGGCACGGTCCATATTACGCTGGATGTGGCCGAGGAATCGATACGCAAGCCGCTCGTCAAGGCGGACGAGTCCACGCAGTATGACGTGCTGTCCGCCTTTCATAAAAGCATTCGGGGTTCCAGCGATGCGGCATTGTTCTGGTTCCTGTATGCGGTCGAAAAGCTGGGGATGGACCCGATGGTGTTCATCCGCCGCTTGATTGCTGCCAGCAGCGAGGATATCGGGCTGGCTAATCCGCAAGCGATGGTGCAGGCGGTAAGCGCACTGGACGCCTACCGGAATAACGGCTGGCCGGAAGCCAAGCTTAATATCGCCCAGGCTATCCTGTTTGCGGTGGAAAGTCCAAAATCCGATGGCGTTGTGACCGCAATATCACGGGCGATGTCCGCCATGGATGAAGTAAAATCGGCGGAGGTACCGCTTCATCTGCGTGATGCGCATTATTCGGGCGCCGTGAAGCTGGGACATGTCGGCTATAAGTACCCGCACGATTATCCGGGCCATTACGTGAAGCAGGAATATTTGCCGAAGGAGCTCTCCCGCCGGGTGTTCTATCAGGCGACGGAGCAGGGGAACGAAGCCAAGATCGCGCACAATCAGCGATTACGACGCGAAGAATAGGGTCGTACAGCGAGAACGGGATTAACGGCCGCTAGTTTAGTTAAATGGAGGAAACGAATGATGAAAAAAGGGAAACAACGGTTTGTCATCCTGCTGCTGTCCGCCGGTCTTATGCTGAGCGGCTGTTCGGGGAAAAGCGCCCAGGAGCAGGTTGAAAGTGGACAGGCAACCAAGGCAGCGCATGAGCACGGACATCAGACGCAGCTGTCCAACGGGGATATCCAGGAGGCGACGGCTTCGATTGATGAGCTGCCTGCCTTTTTGAAGAGCCAGACCAGCGAGCTCCAGACGATCTATGCCTTGTCCGCGCAGGTCAGTGATGTCCTGAAATACATTCCTTGTTATTGCGGCTGTGGGGACAGTGCCGGTCATGAGAGCAATCTGAACTGTTTTATTGATGAGATTCAGGAGGACGGCACCGTGGTGTGGGACGATCATGGCACCCGCTGCGGGGTATGCCTGGACATTGCCGTGGAATCTGCCAAAATGAGCAGCGAGGGCAAAAGCCTGAAGGATATTCGGACCGCAATCGACGAGAAATACAGCACAGGTTATGCTAAGCCGACACCAACCCCGATGCCGCCTGCCGAAAGTTAATTCTACTGTGGTTAAACAAGAAGGTACCCGATGTGATCAATGCTCACTCGAGTGCCTTTTTTCTGTTGGGATTCATGTCCTTTAAGGACGTTGTCAGGAATCGCTGATACACTTCATAGGATCAGCAGACGTGATCTATCTCACAGCATCAAACTATATATGGATGTAAATTGATAAAACGAAACTATATATAGTGTATAAATGATCTGAGAAGAAGGAGTTGATTCGTTTCATGAAAGTCATGAAGAGAGACGGATGCCTGGTGAATTTTGAGATAAGCCGGATTGTGAAGGCAGTGGATAAAGCTTTTATAGCTGTTGAGGGGGTGTCCCGCAAGGAGGCTTCCCTGCAGCTTGGCGAGGAGGTTGCCCGCGTCACCGCGGGGATGGAGCAGGTGAGTGTGGAGGATATTCAAGATATTGTTGTTGAACAATTGGAAAGCACAGGTTATGCAGCGGCAGCGGCAGCTTATCAACATTACAGGGAAGCCCGTGATCTGGAGCGGATGCGGCGGGGAGAACTCTACAAGATCAGCAGGGATGTGATTGGGGTAACGAATCTGGATCTGCTGCGGGAGAATGCGAATCTGAACGGGGAATCCTTCAGTGGAAAAATGAGTCGGATCGGCTCTGAGTATGCCAAATGGATGGCAAGCAAATTTATCCTGCCCGGAGAGCTCATGAGAGCGGTCAGGGATGGTTATGTGTACGTGCACGACCTGGACCAGTATGCACTCGGTACGACGAACTGTATTTTCATCCCGTTTGACCGTCTATTGGCCAAAGGGTTCAATACCGGTAACGGATCGGTCAGGCCGCCGCAGAGCATCATGACCGCGATGGCGCTGGTGGCCATCATATTTCAATCTCAGCAGAACAGTCAATTCGGCGGCGTGTCCGGAAATAAAATCGATTGGGATCTGGCCCCGTATGTCGGCAAATCGTTTCACCGGCATTTTCGGAAAGGGCTTGCCTACTTCGGAGAGGTGGAGCAGGGCAAGCATAGACCCAATGTACAAGTTCTTCCCGATAACGAATTATACATAGACAACAAGCAGTTGAAGGACTCTTATCCGCGAATATATCATTACGCATATAACGAAACGGTGAATGAAGTAAAACAGGCCGCGGAATCCCTGATCCATAATTTAAACACGATGAGCAGCCGGGCCGGTGGACAGATCCCTTTCACATCGCTGAACTATGGCATGTGCACGTCAACGGAAGGAAGGCTGGTGTCCCATGCTCTATTGGATGCCACGATGAGAGGACTCGGCGGGGGAGAGACGCCGATATTTCCGCAGCATATTTTCCAGTGCAAGCAAGGGGTTAACCAGGCGGAAGGGGAGCCCAATTACGATCTGTTCCTGAAAGCCGTTGAGTGCTCCAGCCGCAGGCTCTACCCGAACTTTGTCAACGTGGATGCGTCGTTTAATCTGGTCTACTATAACCCGGACGAGCCAGACACGATTATTGCCACCATGGGCTGCAGGACACGGACGATTTCAGACCGGTTCGGGCGAAACCGCCTGAGCGGAAAAGGCAATTTGTCCTTCAATACGATCAATCTGGTTCGTCTCGGCATCGAGCATGGTATCGTCGAAGGCAAGCGGGATATGCCCGACCTGAGCCTCTTCTACGAGCAGTTGGATCAGTATATGACGATTGCGGTAGAGGGTTTGATTCACCGCTACGAGCTGCAGGCGGACCAACCGGCCAAAGCGTCCGATTTTATGATGCGGGAAGGCGTGTGGGAAGGCGGCGAAGACCTGGCCCCGGAGGACAAGGTACGCGAACTGATTAAGCACGGCACTCTGGCACTTGGATTCATTGGGCTTGCAGAATGCCTGAAGGCGTTGACCGGACTGCATCACGGAGAGGATGAGAACAGCCGCAGGCTGGGAATCGAAATCATCCGGCATATGCGTCAATTCTGCGATGCGGCCAGTGAAAAATACGATCTGAACATTACGTTGTTTGCCACGCCGGCAGAAGGGCTGTCCGGAAAATTCACGAAGCTGGACCGGCAAACCTTCGGTGTGATCGAGGGTGTGACAGACCGTGAGTACTATACGAACTCGTTTCATGTTCCGGTGTACTATCCGATGGCCGCGTACCGCAAAATCCGTTCCGAATCTCCTTTCCATGAGCTGTGTAATGCAGGAGCGATTTCATATGTGGAGCTCGACGGCAATGCCCGGCAGAATACGGCTGCTTTTCGGGACATCGTGCAGTTTGCCCTGCAGCAGAACATTGGATATTTCTCCGTAAACCATCCCGTCGACCGTTGTTCGGCATGCAACTACGAAGGGATCATCGGAAGCTCTTGCCCTGGATGTGGCGCTACTGAAGACAATGGGAACTTCCAGCGGCTGCGGAGGGTGACGGGATACCTTACGGGCAATTATACGGAGCGCTTCAATTCGGCCAAACAGGCTGAGGTCAGGGATCGGGTGAAGCATCTGTGAATGTGTGCGGATATATCCCCGAGAGCATTAATGAAGGCCCGGGACTTCGGGCAGTTCTATTCGTGAGCGGCTGCCGTCATGCCTGCGCCGGATGCTTTAATACGGATTCCTGGGACTTTGAAGCGGGGGAGCCGTTTACAGAAGAATTGTCAGCGTCCATACTGCAGGATATCGTCGACAACCCTTTGCTGGATGGCGTGACCTTATGCGGTGGGGACCCGTTCTTCTCGCCGGAGGAATGCGCGGCATTTGTTCGCAAGCTCAGGACCCTCTGTCCCGGGAAAAGCATATGGGCCTACACGGGCTTCACCTTTGAAGCGCTGATGAGACAGCCGAAGCTGCGCGAATTGGCAAAACAGTGCGACGTTATCGTGGACGGTAAATTCCAGTTGGAGCTAAGGGATGTCTCGCTTCCCTTCCGAGGCAGCTCGAATCAGCGTTTCATTGACGTATCCGCCAGCCTGGAACGCGGAGAAACGGTAGAATATGTTCTTCGCTAACATGTAAAAAAAGAGCACACACTTTACGGAATCTTCCGGTTAAAGTGTGTGCTCTCTTTTCGTTTAGGCCAGCGGTTTAATAAGGAACTTTATCCGCCGTTTCGATCGTTCCGCCGCCAAGGCATTCGTCCCCTTGGTAGAAGACAACGGCTTGGCCCGGCGTGATTGCTTTTTGCGGCTTCGCAAACGCGACATGAACGGTTCCGTCTTCGCGCGGCGTTATCGTTACTTCCTGGTCCGGCTGACGGTAGCGGAATTTCGCGGTGCAGGTGTAGGCGTCTTTGGGCATAGCGTCTTGTCCTGCAATCCAGTTCATTCCGGAGGCAACGAGTCCGGTTGAATACAAACACGGATGGTCGCCTTGAACAACGTACAAAATATTGTTAGTCAAATCCTTGTCGGCAACAAACCAAGGCTCTCCGGAGCCTGAGCCGCCAATTCCGAGACCTTGGCGTTGTCCCAGCGTGTAGTACATCAGGCCATCATGGCGGCCTTTCACCTCACCGGTGACAATGTCCACCATATCGCCGGATTGTGCGGGGAGGTATTGTCCAAGAAATTCTTTGAAATTCCGTTCGCCGATGAAACAAACGCCGGTGCTGTCTTTTTTCTTGGCGGTATACAGTCCGGCTTCTTCGGCGAGTCGGCGAACTTCCGGTTTCGGCAGATGCCCGATCGGGAACATCGCCTTGGAGAGCTGCTCTTGGCTCAGCGCATTGAGGAAGTAGGTTTGATCCTTGTTGCTGTCTACGCCGCGCAGCAGCCGGTACTGTCCGTCTTCTTCGATGACGCGGGCGTAATGGCCGGTAGCGACATAGTCGGCTCCCAGATCCATGGCCTTGTTCAGAAATTCGCCGAATTTGATTTCACGGTTGCACATGACATCGGGGTTCGGCGTTCTCCCAGATTTATATTCATCGAGGAAATAGGTAAATACTTTATCAAAGTATTCCTTCTCGAAATTGACGGTATAGTAGGGAATGTCGAGCTGCTCGCACACGCGGCGCACGTCTTCAGCGTCCGCTTCAGCTGTGCAGTAGCCAAGCTCATCGGTATCATCCCAGTTTTTCATAAAGATGCCGATCACTTCATAGCCCTGCTGTTTGAGCAGGAGCGCTGTTACGGAGGAGTCGACTCCTCCCGACATGCCGACAACGATACGAGTGTTATGTTTTTCTTTTGACATCGTTATCACCATTTTCATATTGAATTGTGCCCATGGAGGTATTTTAACATATTGGAACAAGGTTCACACGTTTCATTTTGTCCACTCAGGGTGAACATTTTTCAATCTTTCCAGCTGGAATATTACCCATTGAGGTCCAGGATATGTTACCATAAGCTGAGGGTAATGATCGGAATACGGAGAAAAATACAGGATAAGCTGCTTCACACGTAGATTACGCCGTATTTATCGCTCACCCGCCACCTACAACTCATTACAGTATGGACATAATATACAATTACCGAAAGAGGTGTCACCTTTGAAGATATCAACAAAAGGAAGATACGGATTAACCATTATGATGGAGCTGGCCGCCAGGTTTGGTGAAGGGCCGACTTCGCTGAAGAGCATTGCCGAGAAGAACCAGCTGTCAGAACATTATCTTGAGCAGCTGATCGCACCGCTGCGGAATGCGGGGCTGGTCAAAAGCATCCGCGGCGCATACGGAGGCTATATCCTGTCCCGTGATCCGGCATCCATAACGGCCGGGGACGTCATCCGCGTACTGGAAGGACCGATATCCCCTGTGGACTTCACGGAAGAGGACGATCCGGCGAAGCGGGATCTGTGGCTGCGCATCCGCGACAGCATTGCTGAAGTGCTGGATTCCACGACGCTGGATTATCTGATCAACTATCAGGAACAGTCTGCTGCAGACAACTATATGTTCTATATTTAAGGGTGACGGATATGAGATCAGTATATTTGGATCATGCCGCATCAACCCCGGTTCATCCGGAGGTTGCCGAGCGGATGATGAAGGTGATGACAAGCCAATACGGCAATGCTTCAAGCGTTCATGCTTTTGGACGGGAAGCGAAGAAGATCGTGAATGGGGCGCGTGATCGAATTGCGTCCCTTTTAGGATGCCAATCGGACGAGCTGGTGTTCACGGCCGGCGGAACCGAGAGCGATAATCTGGCTATACTTGGATTGCTGGAGTCGCTAGGTGTGAAGGGCAAGCATGTGATTACGTCGGCGATTGAACACCATGCGGTGCTTCATACATGCCATGAGCTGGAACGGAGGGGCTGTGAGGTTACCTATGTCCCCGTCGACTCTACCGGGCGTGTCTCTGTGGAGGACATTGCGGGTGCAATTCAGGACAACACAGTGCTTGTCACCATTATGTATGGCAACAATGAAGTAGGCACCGTTCAGCCGATCAGCGAAATCGGCGAGCTCTGCCGCAGCCGGGGCATCGTGTTTCATACCGATGCTGTTCAAGCCTTGGGATCGGAAACGATCAACTGCCGCGAGCTTCCTGTGGATATGTGGAGTTTTTCCGCCCACAAAATCAACGGACCCCAGGGCGTCGGAGCATTGGTTGTCCGCAGAGGTCTCAGCGTATCTCCGCGTCTGTTCGGAGGGCTGCAGGAGAAGAAGCGTCGCGCCGGAACAGAGAATATGGCTGGAATTGCCGGTTTTACAGCAGCAGTGGAATGGACCGTTCATAATATGGAGGCGCGTATCCGGCATTATCGCGAGCTGAGATCGACGCTGCTTGAAGGGCTTCGTCAGGAGATTGGCGAGGATGATTTTGTGATCAACGGAAATTCGGAACATTACCTACCTCACATCCTAAATATCAGCTTTCCCGGTGCCAACACGGAGACGATGCTGATGAACCTCGATATGGAAAGAATTGCGGCGGCAAGCGGCTCGGCTTGTACGTCGGGATCTCTGGAAATATCCCATGTACTCCAAGCAATGAAACTTTCTGATCCTGTTTTGCGCTCCGCGATTCGTTTTAGTTTCGGTTTGGGTAATACTACACAAGAAATGGAGTACACAGCCCAAAAAATTGGAACCATCCTTAATCGGTTACGTAAATAGATGTTAAGGGATTTCTCCTTCTAGGGAATAGGGGGTATGCGTTCGTCCATTTCATCCTTGGAAATGGCCCGTCAGGCTAACGAAATTTTGACCGGCGGCTGATTTCAAACCATGAAGGATGAGGAGGTGTCCACTGTATATGAAACTTCAAGAAATGATTGGACTGGCTGTATTCGACGTGGAGAACGGTAAGGAAATCGGCAAAATCCACGATTTTATACTAGATGAGAACTGGTTGATTACCGGGTTGGAGTTGGAAGGCAAGGCTTTGTTTTCCTCGCATGTGAAAAGCGTCTCATGGGAAGATATCGTAGCATACGGGGAAGATGCCGTCATGATCCGGAGCCAAGAGGCTGTCCGCAAGCTGGGCGCCAATGATATACCGCTTACGTACCTTTTGGGCAAGCGCAAACTGAAAGAGATGCAGGTCTTGACAGAGGATGGTATCCTGCTCGGGCGTATATCGGATGTTTATTTTGAGCAGGAACAGGGCAATACAATACTAGGGTTGGAAATATCCGATGGATTTGTCTCGGATTTGATCGAAGGTCGCAAATGGCTGCCTTGCACAGCGGAAATGGCTATCGGCGAAAGTGCCGTTATGGTACCCCCGATGAGCGAACAGCGTCTGGAAAAAGCCATTAATTCTGTGAACGGATAGGGTGAGGTAGGATGAAATGTCCAAACTGTAGTTCCAAAGATATTGGGAAAATCGGCTCCCACCAGTTTTATTGCTGGGGTTGCTTTATCGAATTGACAGTCAACGGAGAGAAAATGTCCGTATACCAGGTAGAAGAGGATGGGACGCTCAGCTCGCTGGATGATTTGTTCTTCGGTGATGAAATGCAGCCGGATTTCCCTCCTATGCACGCGTCTTCCTAAAGAACGCGTACATATTGTAAGATAACGACTCCTTGCTGAAGGCCTGTACGGCTGACGAAGCAGGAGTCTTTTTCACTTTGTCCGGCGGAAATGTTAGTTTATTTCTGGATGCTTGTACATATACTACAGAGTAGCTTTCGAAAAAGGAGGGTGCCTGTGTGGAACAGCTGACCGAAAACAAATGGTTTCGATTGTTGGTATGGTTAATGCTCGGACTCATCTCTCTTTACTTTGTCTGGCTGCTGCGTCCGCTGTTTCTGGATGTCTATCGATTTCTCAAAGCTGTCCTGGCGCCATTTCTGGTTGCCATGATCATATCTTATGTGCTCAATCCGGTTGTATGCATGCTCTCTGACCGCAAAGTTCCGCGGAGCATGGCGGTGCTGCTCATTTATGCCGTCTTTCTCACGTCGCTTGCCGTCATTCTGATGAACATGATTCCGATGCTGATTCGACAGCTGGAGGAGCTCAACGAGCACTTGCCTGAATTAACGATGAACGCCCAAAGCTTGATGACCAATCTGGACAGCAGGCTGCTGCCTCCGGGAGTAAGGACAGGCGTCAACAGCTGGTTCTTGCAGATGGAATCGAGGCTGGCCGGAGGGATCTCGGATTTCATGGACAATATCGGCAACACGATTAATATCCTGTTTAACGTGTTAATTGTTCCATTCTTGATCTTTTACATATTAAAAGATTTTGAGGTGTTCCAGCGAACCGCAGTATCCTATCTGCCGCGGAGCCGCCGGAAGTCGATTGTTACGCTGCTTAAGGAAATCGACACGGCTCTTGGAAACTATGTTCGCGGACAATTCCTGGTATGCTTAATCATCGGCGTACTGGCTTATGTAGGCTATATGATCGTTGGTATGCCTTACGCACTGCTGCTGGCAAGCATCGTGGCGGTGTTTAACATCATTCCGTATTTGGGCCCTTTTCTCGGGGCGGCTCCTGCGCTTGTGATGGCGTCCACGATTTCCTGGAAGATGGTGCTGCTGGTGGTGGCCGTTAATATGATCTGCCAGACGCTGGAGAGCAACATCATTTCGCCCCAAGTGGTGGGGAAAAAGCTGCATATGCATCCGCTCCTGATCATTTTTGCGCTCCTTGTCGGCGGTCAGATCGCAGGAACCGTGGGCTTGATTTTGGCTGTTCCCGTCTTTGCCGTCATCAAAGTGCTGCTGCAGCATTTTTTCGCTTATTATGTCAGAAGGAAATCCGGTTGAAGACTCCAGTCTGTAGTGGCAATGTTCATGCATTGACAGATAGTTACGCCCTATATATACTTGAAATGATAAACCTATAAACGTACAAATCGATGAGAAAATCAAGTAGGCTTTGCGTACCTTGCCCAGAGAACAGGTTCCTGCCCGGAGAATTTCCGGCTGGCTGCGAGAACCTGGAAGCGAACCTAAGCCGAATGCTAATTTTTGAGTGTGATTCAAATTCACCGGGTGGCCCCCGTTATCCAGCCG
This Paenibacillus sp. JZ16 DNA region includes the following protein-coding sequences:
- a CDS encoding PCYCGC domain-containing protein gives rise to the protein MMKKGKQRFVILLLSAGLMLSGCSGKSAQEQVESGQATKAAHEHGHQTQLSNGDIQEATASIDELPAFLKSQTSELQTIYALSAQVSDVLKYIPCYCGCGDSAGHESNLNCFIDEIQEDGTVVWDDHGTRCGVCLDIAVESAKMSSEGKSLKDIRTAIDEKYSTGYAKPTPTPMPPAES
- a CDS encoding HelD family protein — translated: MSESFQSAYQEEESRLNEVIVEIDRQLERLRGIPVYTGHDFTEQVLEAGREEKRQALAKSLPEPYFGRLDFQESGTGAKKPLYIGKIGFDKEDAGDHPMVIDWRAPVASLFYSFTGGTDPASFEAPEGIIEGLVYLKRNVVIRKQILERVSDTYNRESGGPAVSDEFLVYRLGENKDNRLRDIVSTIQAEQDKIIRAAKNTALIIQGVAGSGKTTVALHRLAYLLYQYKEQVTAEKMIIFAPNLMFLDYISDVLPELGVGDIQQRTFGDWAAELLDIQLASDDHAQTLHRWFETEPGQGTPDIDDNVSGRYKGSLRLMEIIRRCVESIETEALPDGDFSPWDGAVLKQETIAEWFYQEYKPYPLAKRKERLLARLHRWVEMELKKSPSAAVMKERKKKAAQREKAYGNRWPKFEPVSLYKQLFGAVKATGSWFEELSALIPSEVLAATRKDLKKNVVREEDLPALLYFHCLLNDITGEQRFDHIVIDEAQDFSPFQVAVLDLFVRGHSFTILGDLSQGIHAYRGVHAWEEMSSLFKEEETAYFALTRSYRSTMEIIEFANGILEKGVSSDLLAVPVFRSGDTVRLIPYDSAKSRTRDLERAMEALIAKEYRTVAILTRTLREAQELHEQFITAWPMLNLIDGSKGTYQGGYSVLPVYLSKGLEFDAVVVADADRAHYAEKAWDAKLMYVGCTRALHELWLLHNEPLPTYIRTETSEITASGWPVE
- a CDS encoding anaerobic ribonucleoside triphosphate reductase, yielding MKVMKRDGCLVNFEISRIVKAVDKAFIAVEGVSRKEASLQLGEEVARVTAGMEQVSVEDIQDIVVEQLESTGYAAAAAAYQHYREARDLERMRRGELYKISRDVIGVTNLDLLRENANLNGESFSGKMSRIGSEYAKWMASKFILPGELMRAVRDGYVYVHDLDQYALGTTNCIFIPFDRLLAKGFNTGNGSVRPPQSIMTAMALVAIIFQSQQNSQFGGVSGNKIDWDLAPYVGKSFHRHFRKGLAYFGEVEQGKHRPNVQVLPDNELYIDNKQLKDSYPRIYHYAYNETVNEVKQAAESLIHNLNTMSSRAGGQIPFTSLNYGMCTSTEGRLVSHALLDATMRGLGGGETPIFPQHIFQCKQGVNQAEGEPNYDLFLKAVECSSRRLYPNFVNVDASFNLVYYNPDEPDTIIATMGCRTRTISDRFGRNRLSGKGNLSFNTINLVRLGIEHGIVEGKRDMPDLSLFYEQLDQYMTIAVEGLIHRYELQADQPAKASDFMMREGVWEGGEDLAPEDKVRELIKHGTLALGFIGLAECLKALTGLHHGEDENSRRLGIEIIRHMRQFCDAASEKYDLNITLFATPAEGLSGKFTKLDRQTFGVIEGVTDREYYTNSFHVPVYYPMAAYRKIRSESPFHELCNAGAISYVELDGNARQNTAAFRDIVQFALQQNIGYFSVNHPVDRCSACNYEGIIGSSCPGCGATEDNGNFQRLRRVTGYLTGNYTERFNSAKQAEVRDRVKHL
- a CDS encoding replication-associated recombination protein A, with the translated sequence MDLFSIGREGDRDSRLLADRMRPSSLDEYIGQEHIIGPGKLLRRAIEADQVSSILLYGPPGCGKTTLAHIISQQTKGYFVRLNAVEASVKDVREVIEQAQSNRSLYGTKTILFLDEVHRFNSSRQDALLPAVENGTIIFIGATTENPFHYVNGALMSRSTLFQLEPLNKNHSMIAMQRALSDPDKGLGFMELQADEEALEHIATMANGDIRRALNALELAAMTTPPDAGGTVHITLDVAEESIRKPLVKADESTQYDVLSAFHKSIRGSSDAALFWFLYAVEKLGMDPMVFIRRLIAASSEDIGLANPQAMVQAVSALDAYRNNGWPEAKLNIAQAILFAVESPKSDGVVTAISRAMSAMDEVKSAEVPLHLRDAHYSGAVKLGHVGYKYPHDYPGHYVKQEYLPKELSRRVFYQATEQGNEAKIAHNQRLRREE
- the nrdG gene encoding anaerobic ribonucleoside-triphosphate reductase activating protein, yielding MNVCGYIPESINEGPGLRAVLFVSGCRHACAGCFNTDSWDFEAGEPFTEELSASILQDIVDNPLLDGVTLCGGDPFFSPEECAAFVRKLRTLCPGKSIWAYTGFTFEALMRQPKLRELAKQCDVIVDGKFQLELRDVSLPFRGSSNQRFIDVSASLERGETVEYVLR